In one Misgurnus anguillicaudatus chromosome 1, ASM2758022v2, whole genome shotgun sequence genomic region, the following are encoded:
- the LOC141364596 gene encoding uncharacterized protein isoform X2 has product MLRKQTLYRQNDSSKLRHRRRRKLAEDKKLLLQEMQKYNDLVLDSATNIDLAVVEHSLTGERSVSQIWPWDLHGSANISVKKRLHDQVMLTMRLQEERGIVVLEMAEHCTWLQSLAVALKHKMAEEDKGNEGLCCLLRRRSSVVTEGLQVVLQQYKTPLGLEASVLLHVEEEDQSDLSSPDTSEDENII; this is encoded by the exons ATGCTGCGCAAGCAAACTCTCTACCGTCAGAATG ACAGCAGCAAGCTTCGCCACCGCCGTCGAAGAAAGCTGGCAGAGGACAAAAAGCTCCTTCTTCAGGAGATGCAGAAATACAATGATCTTGTACTAGACTCTGCCACAAACATTGACCTAGCTGTGGTGGAGCATTCCCTCACTGGAGAGAGAAGTGTGTCTCAGATATGGCCATGGGACCTTCATGGCAGTG caaacatttcagtcaagaaACGATTGCATGACCAAGTGATGTTGACAATGCGACTGCAAGAGGAAAGAGGCATTGTGGTGTTAGAGATGGCAGAACACTGCACATGGTTGCAGAGCCTGGCAGTGGCTCTCAAGCACAAGATGGCTGAGGAGg ACAAGGGAAatgaaggactttgctgtctcTTAAGAAGAAGATCGTCAGTGGTGACAGAAGGGTTACAAGTCGTCCTTCAACAATACAAGACTCCATTAGGTCTTGAGGCCTCTGTCCTTCTACATGTTGAAGAAGAAGATCAAAGTGACCTCAGCAGTCCAGATACCAGCGAGGATGAAAACATAATTtag
- the LOC141364596 gene encoding uncharacterized protein isoform X1 → MQWAGTIKKYLSTSGTFHNICEKTSETSHISQGTTHRELQQSFEGLYLSVMLRKQTLYRQNDSSKLRHRRRRKLAEDKKLLLQEMQKYNDLVLDSATNIDLAVVEHSLTGERSVSQIWPWDLHGSANISVKKRLHDQVMLTMRLQEERGIVVLEMAEHCTWLQSLAVALKHKMAEEDKGNEGLCCLLRRRSSVVTEGLQVVLQQYKTPLGLEASVLLHVEEEDQSDLSSPDTSEDENII, encoded by the exons ATGCAATGGGCTGGAACCATAAAAAAGTATCTCTCTACATCAGGCACTTTCCACAATATATGTGAaa AGACATCAGAAACATCTCATATCAGTCAAGGCACCACACACAGAGAACTTCAGCAGTCATTTGAGGGGCTTTATCTTAGTGTGATGCTGCGCAAGCAAACTCTCTACCGTCAGAATG ACAGCAGCAAGCTTCGCCACCGCCGTCGAAGAAAGCTGGCAGAGGACAAAAAGCTCCTTCTTCAGGAGATGCAGAAATACAATGATCTTGTACTAGACTCTGCCACAAACATTGACCTAGCTGTGGTGGAGCATTCCCTCACTGGAGAGAGAAGTGTGTCTCAGATATGGCCATGGGACCTTCATGGCAGTG caaacatttcagtcaagaaACGATTGCATGACCAAGTGATGTTGACAATGCGACTGCAAGAGGAAAGAGGCATTGTGGTGTTAGAGATGGCAGAACACTGCACATGGTTGCAGAGCCTGGCAGTGGCTCTCAAGCACAAGATGGCTGAGGAGg ACAAGGGAAatgaaggactttgctgtctcTTAAGAAGAAGATCGTCAGTGGTGACAGAAGGGTTACAAGTCGTCCTTCAACAATACAAGACTCCATTAGGTCTTGAGGCCTCTGTCCTTCTACATGTTGAAGAAGAAGATCAAAGTGACCTCAGCAGTCCAGATACCAGCGAGGATGAAAACATAATTtag